The Sorangiineae bacterium MSr11367 genome window below encodes:
- a CDS encoding amino acid adenylation domain-containing protein produces the protein MTDHRSQGMTDGQRALWFLDKLAPERRASTVARAFRFHGEVDERALERALDELPARHPSLRSAFPLEGDGPVRRVLPAMGPWLRRISGEGLSDEQLRALLSEEASRPFDLERGPVARAVLVTQGSRGAVLLFAVHHIVTDLGSLLILADDLAQLYGQMRDGALPPSVPEEDRWPAYVEGEEAYLEGPAGKAAAAYWKERLSGELPPLDLPADRPRPAAPSFRGKRATFALSAQSSAALASFARKQGVTPYVALLTAFYALLFRYTGRSDLVVGTPTVGRERFALRRTTGYFVNPIAVRASVEERDGFLQLLETVRQSVKDGLKHRRIPFPRVASSIRANRDLPHAPVFQLLFQWLAAPGDDALGLNALAIDQPGYVCNLGALRVEAFLLDRLSIEFDLAISLAETPGGIGAAIEYSLDRFDPETIQRLWAHYERLLASALLEPERPIASLRMIDERERRTLLDWGTTEFVTPAASAACLHQLVEEQAGRTPEAVALRVQDRELSYRVLNARANQLARRLRARGVGPETRVGIRMARSEALVVALLAVLKAGGAYVPLDPSYPEARVRAMLEDSGAKLVLTDADVHRDAIDHESQENLPCETSADSLAYLIFTSGSTGRPKGVAIEHRSAVARMAWARTRFSHDELACVLASTSICFDLSVFELFAPLSVGGTVVLVADALAISEVRDAGIRLMNTVPSAMAALVHAHALPPSVCTVNLAGEALPGELVRATYRGGHVTRLYNLYGPSEDTTYSTEELVALDVPLSVPIGRPLPGTRAYVVDARGELAPIGVPGELYLGGVGLSRGYIGRPELTAERFVPDAFGEVPGARLYRTGDRVRWNTRGVLEFLGRNDEQVKVRGHRIELGEVSAAMMAHTREAAVVVERDAGTGARLLGYWVARSEGPHDAEGLRAALAKLLPGYMVPSVLVRLDALPRTPNGKIDRAALPPPAATEAVRTAFIAPRDAQERRVAAVFEELLGIARAGAEDDFFELGGHSLLATRAVARLRDATGVDLPLRTLFEAPTVAALARRLDGRAAAEHASISPVGRTQPLPLSFSQERLWFLTQLDPASTAYNMPAAVKLRGPLDQGALVRALEAVVARHEVLRTRFVTRDGRPFQEPAPKIDFHVEIEAEGLERLALAHANHVFRADEGELLRATIVRLGPEEHVLLLTLHHLVADGWSLGVLLREVAAHYASAELPALPIQYADYATWQRDPSRERALDTQKAYFKSVLEGAPSSIALAGDHPRPAVQSTRGARLDRGLDAGMRHAVESLAREQGVTPFMVLLAMFAGWLNRYTHQTDLVIGSPVANRTHAETEGLIGFFVNLLPLRANAAQDPTFLAFVHRIRESALGAYENQDVPFEQLVEALQPARDPSYTPLFNVTFALQNTPFPRLELGDVQLEVLPHVTTTSKFDLSLSISDHGAGEWLASFDYCTDLFEPATVERMAAHFERFARSALATPEQRLSALPLLSQEERRTLLQTWNDTAVALPRELCVHRWVEARARLTPDAIAVSDTEESLTYAELDARANRLAHWLVAQRIAPASLVGICLRRSARLAVAALGIWKAGCAYVPMDPAHPGERHDAIIRDTGMAALVTSADVRAGLPATLPRTLLVEAGDTRTEPSTPVDRQSTGTDLAYVIYTSGSTGRPKGVPIAHAGLGNLVAWHLRVHAVSAADKATLIAGPAFDASVWELWPYLAAGASVHVPDDETRTSAERLASWLAARGITIAFLPTPLAEEVLAQELPENLALRTVLTGGDRLHPVTRPLPFALCNHYGPTEGTVVATWARVEPGAHAPPIGAPIDNMRAYVLDAHGEPVPQGVPGELYLGGIGLSPGYVGRPELTAKRFVPDPFSAIPGARLYRTGDWVRWRAGGVLEFLGRDDDQVKVRGHRIELGEVSTALLAHAREATVVVERDERLGARLLGYWVPRPGGPADAASLRSALVKQVPGYMIPSVLTPLDSLPKTPNGKIDHAALPRPAESAHAYVAPRDEGEALVARVFEEVLGVARVGAEDDFFALGGHSLLATRAVARLRDETDVDLPLRELFESPTVSAIATLLTRRATEPRESIVRTISKTEDLLARLEDLSECELDNALEALQREEDAAQ, from the coding sequence ATGACAGATCATCGCTCGCAAGGCATGACGGACGGACAAAGGGCCCTGTGGTTTCTCGACAAGCTCGCCCCCGAGCGCCGCGCATCGACGGTGGCCCGCGCGTTTCGATTCCACGGTGAGGTCGATGAACGGGCCCTGGAACGGGCGCTGGACGAACTGCCGGCGAGGCACCCTTCCCTTCGAAGTGCCTTTCCCCTCGAGGGCGATGGCCCGGTGCGGCGCGTGTTGCCCGCCATGGGGCCGTGGCTTCGGCGCATCTCGGGCGAAGGGCTCAGCGACGAGCAGCTGCGTGCACTGCTCTCCGAGGAGGCATCGCGTCCGTTCGATCTGGAGCGAGGACCTGTGGCGCGCGCGGTGCTGGTCACGCAAGGTTCGCGCGGCGCCGTGCTGCTCTTTGCGGTGCACCATATCGTGACCGATCTGGGTTCCTTGCTCATTCTGGCGGACGATCTTGCGCAGCTTTACGGACAGATGCGCGATGGGGCGTTGCCACCGTCCGTGCCCGAAGAGGATCGGTGGCCCGCCTACGTGGAGGGCGAAGAGGCCTACCTCGAGGGCCCCGCGGGAAAGGCCGCCGCGGCGTATTGGAAAGAGCGGCTCTCCGGCGAGCTTCCGCCGCTGGATCTGCCCGCGGATCGCCCGCGCCCCGCCGCGCCGTCGTTCCGCGGAAAGCGGGCGACCTTCGCCCTTTCCGCGCAATCGAGTGCCGCCCTGGCCTCGTTTGCGCGCAAGCAGGGTGTCACGCCCTACGTCGCGCTGCTGACGGCGTTCTACGCGCTTCTCTTCCGCTACACCGGGCGATCGGATCTCGTGGTGGGCACCCCCACCGTGGGACGCGAGCGCTTCGCATTGCGGCGTACCACCGGGTATTTCGTGAATCCCATTGCGGTTCGTGCATCGGTCGAGGAACGCGATGGCTTTTTGCAGCTGCTGGAAACGGTGCGCCAGTCGGTCAAGGACGGTCTCAAGCACCGCCGCATCCCCTTTCCGCGCGTCGCCTCCAGCATTCGTGCGAACCGCGATCTGCCGCATGCCCCCGTGTTCCAATTGCTCTTTCAATGGTTGGCCGCCCCTGGAGACGATGCGCTGGGCCTGAACGCACTGGCCATCGACCAACCCGGATATGTTTGCAACCTGGGGGCCCTGCGGGTCGAGGCATTTCTGTTGGACCGACTGTCCATCGAATTCGATCTTGCGATTTCGCTGGCCGAGACGCCCGGCGGTATCGGCGCCGCCATCGAGTACAGCTTGGATCGGTTCGATCCGGAAACGATCCAAAGGCTCTGGGCGCACTACGAGCGCCTGCTCGCGTCGGCCTTGCTGGAGCCCGAGCGCCCCATCGCGTCCCTTCGCATGATCGACGAGCGCGAGCGACGAACGCTGCTCGACTGGGGTACCACCGAGTTCGTGACGCCCGCGGCGTCGGCGGCATGCCTGCACCAACTCGTCGAGGAGCAGGCGGGGCGGACGCCGGAAGCCGTGGCCTTGCGCGTCCAGGACCGCGAGCTCTCCTACCGCGTTCTCAACGCGAGGGCCAATCAGCTCGCCCGAAGGCTCCGCGCGCGGGGCGTGGGGCCGGAAACGCGCGTGGGCATTCGGATGGCGCGCTCGGAGGCCTTGGTCGTGGCCTTGCTCGCCGTGCTCAAAGCCGGCGGCGCGTACGTGCCGCTGGATCCGAGCTACCCGGAGGCGCGGGTCCGCGCCATGTTGGAGGACTCGGGGGCCAAGCTGGTGCTCACGGACGCCGACGTCCATCGAGATGCGATTGACCATGAGTCGCAAGAGAATCTGCCTTGCGAGACGAGCGCGGACTCGCTCGCGTACCTGATCTTCACCTCCGGTTCGACGGGCAGGCCCAAAGGGGTCGCCATCGAACATCGCAGCGCGGTGGCGCGCATGGCCTGGGCACGCACGCGCTTTTCGCATGACGAACTCGCGTGCGTACTGGCGTCGACCTCGATCTGCTTCGATTTATCGGTTTTCGAGCTATTTGCGCCGCTCAGCGTCGGCGGCACCGTCGTGCTCGTGGCCGATGCCCTGGCGATCTCCGAGGTGCGCGACGCCGGGATCCGCCTGATGAACACGGTGCCGTCGGCGATGGCGGCGTTGGTTCACGCCCACGCGCTGCCGCCCTCCGTGTGCACGGTGAACCTGGCGGGCGAGGCACTCCCCGGGGAGCTGGTGCGGGCCACGTACCGCGGAGGGCACGTCACGCGGCTGTACAATTTGTATGGCCCTTCGGAGGACACCACGTATTCCACCGAGGAGCTGGTCGCGCTCGATGTCCCCTTGTCAGTGCCCATCGGACGACCGCTGCCGGGAACGCGGGCCTACGTCGTTGATGCGCGCGGCGAGCTGGCGCCCATCGGCGTGCCGGGGGAGCTGTACCTCGGTGGCGTGGGGCTCTCGCGCGGATACATCGGGCGGCCGGAGCTCACGGCGGAGCGGTTCGTACCGGACGCGTTCGGCGAGGTGCCCGGGGCGCGCCTGTACCGCACGGGGGATCGCGTACGCTGGAATACGCGCGGCGTGCTGGAGTTCTTGGGACGCAACGACGAACAGGTGAAGGTGCGCGGGCACCGCATCGAGCTCGGGGAGGTCTCCGCGGCCATGATGGCGCACACGAGGGAGGCCGCCGTGGTCGTGGAACGCGACGCCGGCACGGGCGCGCGGCTCTTGGGCTATTGGGTGGCACGGTCGGAGGGTCCGCACGACGCGGAAGGCCTGCGCGCGGCGCTCGCGAAGCTTTTGCCCGGGTACATGGTTCCGAGCGTACTCGTGCGACTGGATGCCCTGCCGCGCACACCGAACGGAAAGATCGATCGCGCGGCACTTCCACCGCCCGCGGCGACGGAGGCGGTGCGGACGGCCTTCATCGCCCCGCGCGATGCGCAGGAACGGCGGGTGGCCGCGGTGTTCGAGGAGCTCTTGGGCATTGCCCGCGCGGGTGCGGAGGACGATTTTTTCGAACTCGGCGGACACTCGCTCTTGGCGACGCGTGCCGTGGCCCGTCTGCGCGATGCGACGGGGGTCGATCTCCCGCTGCGTACCCTGTTCGAGGCGCCCACGGTCGCAGCGCTGGCCCGCCGGCTCGATGGCCGCGCGGCGGCGGAGCACGCGAGCATTTCCCCCGTGGGCAGGACGCAACCGTTGCCGCTCTCCTTCTCGCAAGAGCGACTGTGGTTTCTCACGCAGCTCGACCCCGCGAGCACGGCGTACAACATGCCTGCGGCCGTGAAGCTGCGCGGTCCACTCGACCAGGGCGCCCTGGTGCGCGCGCTCGAGGCGGTGGTGGCGCGGCACGAGGTGCTGCGAACCCGCTTCGTCACCCGCGATGGCCGGCCTTTCCAGGAACCGGCGCCGAAGATCGATTTTCACGTCGAGATCGAGGCCGAAGGGCTCGAGCGCCTCGCGCTCGCCCACGCGAACCATGTCTTTCGCGCGGACGAGGGAGAACTGCTGCGCGCAACCATCGTGCGCCTCGGGCCCGAGGAACACGTGCTCTTGCTCACCTTGCACCATCTGGTGGCCGATGGCTGGTCGCTCGGTGTGTTGTTGCGGGAGGTCGCCGCGCACTACGCGTCGGCCGAGCTTCCCGCGCTCCCGATTCAATATGCCGATTATGCAACGTGGCAGCGCGATCCGTCACGCGAACGTGCGCTGGATACGCAAAAGGCCTATTTCAAATCGGTCCTCGAAGGCGCACCTTCCTCCATCGCCCTGGCCGGTGATCATCCGCGGCCGGCCGTGCAGAGCACACGCGGTGCGCGGCTCGATCGCGGCCTCGATGCGGGGATGCGGCACGCGGTGGAATCCCTGGCCCGCGAGCAGGGTGTGACTCCGTTCATGGTGCTGCTTGCCATGTTCGCCGGATGGCTGAATCGGTACACGCACCAGACTGACTTGGTCATTGGAAGCCCCGTGGCGAACCGCACGCACGCCGAAACGGAAGGGCTCATTGGCTTCTTCGTGAACCTGTTGCCTCTGCGTGCGAATGCGGCCCAGGATCCGACGTTCCTCGCGTTCGTGCATCGCATTCGAGAAAGCGCGTTGGGCGCGTACGAGAACCAGGACGTCCCCTTCGAGCAACTCGTCGAGGCCCTGCAGCCGGCGCGCGATCCGAGCTACACGCCCCTGTTCAACGTGACGTTTGCGCTTCAAAATACGCCGTTCCCTCGGCTCGAGCTCGGGGATGTGCAGCTCGAGGTGCTGCCCCACGTCACCACCACGTCGAAATTCGACCTCTCGCTGTCGATATCCGATCATGGCGCGGGCGAATGGCTCGCGAGCTTCGACTATTGCACCGATCTGTTCGAGCCCGCGACGGTGGAGCGCATGGCCGCGCACTTCGAACGCTTCGCGCGTTCGGCGCTCGCGACCCCCGAGCAACGGCTTTCGGCGCTGCCCCTGCTTTCTCAGGAGGAGCGGCGCACCTTGCTTCAGACGTGGAACGATACGGCCGTCGCGCTTCCGCGGGAGCTGTGCGTTCATCGCTGGGTCGAAGCCCGCGCGCGCCTCACCCCGGATGCCATCGCCGTGTCCGACACCGAGGAGAGCCTCACGTACGCCGAACTCGATGCGCGGGCGAACCGCCTGGCCCATTGGCTCGTCGCACAACGGATAGCGCCCGCCTCGCTCGTCGGCATTTGCCTTCGCCGTTCGGCGCGCCTCGCGGTGGCCGCGCTCGGGATCTGGAAGGCGGGGTGCGCGTACGTGCCCATGGATCCTGCTCACCCGGGCGAACGTCATGACGCGATCATCCGCGATACGGGCATGGCCGCCTTGGTGACGAGCGCCGACGTGCGCGCGGGGCTTCCGGCCACGCTCCCGCGAACGCTTCTCGTCGAAGCGGGCGATACCCGTACGGAGCCCAGCACGCCCGTCGATCGCCAAAGCACCGGGACCGATCTCGCGTACGTGATTTACACCTCGGGCTCGACGGGGCGGCCCAAAGGCGTGCCCATTGCCCACGCGGGGCTGGGCAACCTCGTCGCATGGCACCTTCGCGTGCACGCCGTGAGCGCGGCGGACAAGGCGACGCTGATTGCGGGGCCCGCGTTCGATGCCTCCGTTTGGGAGCTTTGGCCTTACCTCGCCGCGGGTGCGAGCGTGCACGTTCCGGACGACGAGACGCGCACCTCGGCCGAACGGCTCGCCTCCTGGCTGGCGGCTCGAGGCATCACCATCGCGTTCCTGCCCACGCCGCTCGCCGAAGAGGTGCTCGCGCAGGAGCTGCCGGAGAACCTCGCGCTTCGCACCGTGCTCACCGGGGGCGATCGGCTCCATCCCGTGACGCGCCCGCTGCCGTTTGCATTGTGCAATCACTATGGCCCCACGGAGGGTACCGTGGTGGCCACGTGGGCGCGGGTCGAACCCGGGGCGCATGCGCCGCCGATTGGCGCCCCGATCGACAACATGCGCGCGTACGTGCTCGATGCCCATGGGGAGCCTGTGCCGCAGGGCGTGCCCGGGGAGCTGTACCTCGGAGGCATCGGCCTCTCGCCGGGGTACGTCGGCCGGCCGGAGTTGACCGCCAAACGCTTCGTGCCCGATCCGTTCAGCGCCATCCCCGGCGCGCGATTGTACCGCACGGGCGATTGGGTGCGCTGGCGTGCGGGCGGCGTGCTGGAGTTCCTCGGCCGCGACGACGACCAGGTGAAGGTGCGCGGGCACCGCATCGAGTTGGGCGAGGTCTCGACGGCGCTGCTGGCCCATGCCCGCGAAGCCACCGTGGTCGTGGAGCGCGACGAACGGCTGGGGGCGCGCCTCCTCGGCTACTGGGTGCCCCGCCCCGGCGGTCCAGCGGACGCGGCGAGCCTGCGCTCCGCGCTGGTGAAGCAGGTGCCCGGATACATGATTCCGAGCGTCCTCACACCGCTCGATTCCCTGCCGAAAACCCCAAACGGCAAAATCGACCATGCGGCGCTGCCCCGGCCAGCCGAGTCGGCGCACGCGTACGTGGCACCGCGCGACGAAGGCGAAGCGCTGGTGGCACGCGTGTTCGAAGAGGTGCTCGGCGTGGCGCGGGTGGGCGCCGAAGACGACTTTTTCGCGCTGGGCGGGCACTCCCTGCTCGCGACCCGCGCCGTGGCCCGCTTGCGCGACGAGACGGACGTCGACCTTCCGCTCCGCGAGCTGTTCGAGTCGCCCACGGTTTCCGCCATTGCAACCTTGCTCACGCGGCGCGCCACCGAGCCGCGTGAATCCATCGTACGGACGATCTCCAAAACAGAGGACCTGCTCGCGCGGCTGGAAGATCTCTCGGAGTGCGAGCTCGACAATGCGCTGGAAGCCCTGCAGCGCGAAGAGGATGCGGCCCAATGA